The genome window AGATAATATTAATATAAAGCGTACAGTGTACGCTTTATATTAATATTCGGGATTTTTTCGGTAAGGAGATGGATAATGTCCTTTAAAAAATATGCAGATATAGTTATTGGATTGAAATATACCGGGAATAGCGAAGTATTTTGCTATGCTATACCAGATCAGTTGATCGGTAAAGTGTCAGAGGGAGTACGTGTGTTAGTTCCTTTTGGAATGGGCAACAAAGTATATGAAGGCTATGTAATAGGTATGAGAGATAACATAGATGATATCAACATAAAAGAGGTTAAAGAGATTATTTCAGTGACTGATGAGATGCCCCTCCTTCTGCCTTTCAGCATAAAATTGGCAAAATGGATATCTAAAAAATATCTTTGTTCATTAAATGAAGCGATAATGCTTATGTTACCATCCTGTATCAAAATAAAATCAGATAAACATGTAAAATTTTTATCTATAGATAAGAATAAATTTGATAAATTTAATGAACAGGACAAGGGTGTAATAAAATATCTTATTAAGAAGAAAGAGCCTGTCAGCATAAAGACTATCACTAGAGAAACCGGATTTAAAGATATTGATAGAATATTGTATAAACTTAAAGAAGAAGGAATAATAGATTTTTTTTATAAGACCTTTCAAAAGACAAAAAACAAATATATAGAAGTAGTGGAGTTAACTGATGACGCATGTGAACAAGATATTTCGTCTAGGGCAAATGTACAAAGAAGAATATTTGATATACTAAAAAAACATAAGATGCTTTCAAAAAGACAGTTGAGGGAAATAGTGGGAAGCAGCGTATATTCTTCATTAAACTCAATGATCAAGAAAGGTCTAGTAAATGTAGAGAAAGTAAACGTTGAGAGAGATCCTTTTTTAGGCATCTCTTACGAAAGGGATTTACCTAAAAGGCCGACTTGTCAACAAAAACATATAATCGATGGCATAGCTTCTCAACTAGATAAAGGAAGGTGCAATAAGTACCTAATCCATGGAGTAACTGGAAGTGGAAAGACAGAGATATATCTTCAGACCATCCAACAAGCTATAAACAATAACAAGCAGGTTATAGTGCTGGTGCCTGAAATATCCCTAACTCCCCAGATGATCACCCAATTCAGATCCAGATTTGGAGATATCGTAGGTGTAATACATAGCGCATTATCGGAAGGGGAGAAATATGATCAGTGGGAAAAAATCAGAACGGGAGAAGTTTCTATAGTAATAGGGGCAAGATCAGCAATATTTGTTCCTTTCGATAAATTAGGTATGATAATAATAGATGAAGAACATGAAAATACATACAAATCCAGCACAAATCCCAGATATGACGCAATAGAGGTTGCCGAAAAAAGAGCGGAGATGCAAAATGCTGTTTTGGTATTAGGAAGTGCTACACCTTCATTGGAATCATATTATAAATCGTTGAAAGGTGAGTATACCCTATTTAAGCTGGATAAGAGAATAAATGGAAGGTCTATGCCACATGT of Clostridia bacterium contains these proteins:
- the priA gene encoding primosomal protein N' yields the protein MSFKKYADIVIGLKYTGNSEVFCYAIPDQLIGKVSEGVRVLVPFGMGNKVYEGYVIGMRDNIDDINIKEVKEIISVTDEMPLLLPFSIKLAKWISKKYLCSLNEAIMLMLPSCIKIKSDKHVKFLSIDKNKFDKFNEQDKGVIKYLIKKKEPVSIKTITRETGFKDIDRILYKLKEEGIIDFFYKTFQKTKNKYIEVVELTDDACEQDISSRANVQRRIFDILKKHKMLSKRQLREIVGSSVYSSLNSMIKKGLVNVEKVNVERDPFLGISYERDLPKRPTCQQKHIIDGIASQLDKGRCNKYLIHGVTGSGKTEIYLQTIQQAINNNKQVIVLVPEISLTPQMITQFRSRFGDIVGVIHSALSEGEKYDQWEKIRTGEVSIVIGARSAIFVPFDKLGMIIIDEEHENTYKSSTNPRYDAIEVAEKRAEMQNAVLVLGSATPSLESYYKSLKGEYTLFKLDKRINGRSMPHVDVVDMREELKAGNRSIFSSKLYYNIQDRLERKEQVILFLNRRGYSTFVSCRKCGYVMKCKNCEITLTYHNDTRKVECHYCGYTANSPRVCPQCKSNYIKYFGIGTQKVEEFTANAFKDARIARMDVDTTRGKGAHNKILSKFRRGEIDILIGTQMISKGLDFPNVTLVGVIAADVSINLPDFRSAERTFQLITQVAGRAGRGFKKGEVIVQTYQPDHYSLKAATDHDYEKFYSQEIVYREAFKYPPFMEIINIIVRGKDERCVIDVIQEVYKILNSFFKYLTGKDDIIILGPSVAPIPKIKGMYRWQILIKTNDINNSLEVLRKISDKYFNYYKKKGVFINIDINPQNIM